In a single window of the Deltaproteobacteria bacterium genome:
- a CDS encoding suppressor of fused domain protein, translating into MLSIAAFCIINSDWFCSPGTISPDIVGMRECSSTMNHLLFVPSFLWEGSLETLDLDSKRAAWLLAVPISEAEYRFAEHKGVEKLEDVFEKNKIDIYSINGPSVV; encoded by the coding sequence ATTCTGTCGATAGCCGCGTTTTGTATTATCAATTCAGATTGGTTTTGCTCCCCGGGGACAATCTCCCCGGACATTGTGGGTATGCGCGAATGTTCATCCACGATGAATCATCTACTCTTTGTCCCGTCCTTTCTGTGGGAGGGAAGTTTAGAAACACTCGATCTTGATTCCAAAAGAGCAGCTTGGTTGTTGGCGGTGCCCATTTCTGAGGCCGAGTATCGGTTTGCTGAACACAAAGGAGTGGAAAAACTCGAGGACGTATTTGAGAAAAATAAAATTGATATTTACAGTATCAATGGGCCGTCCGTCGTTTAG